The DNA segment agcaagaatcAGGAGCGAAagttaaaacaacaaacaagaaataatacaacaaaaaatcctGCCACAATTGGCGGCCTTGCAACAGCATCAGCGTGTGGAGCATGGGTTCATGTCTCGGCAGCTGTGTAGCCGCCAACTCCTCCGCGTCCGCCTCCGTTTCAGCCACGGCCTCGAACTCGAATTCCACAGCTTCAACGTCGTCGTCTTCCTCCGCATCGGCCACGAGCTCCACGAACTGTGTTACGGCCGCCGCCAACAGCTGGTATCTGTGGTAAGCCTCAGCAGAGTGCCCCTGTGGCACCtgccacacactcgcacactcacacactcacacacgcacacacacgcgcatacagttaattaaaatttcattttgtttactttggctcgcacaaaagtatgctatgctatgGCCAAATCCAATAAGCGTGCTGCTGAGTCGACAATCAATACCAGCTTAAAGGGGTGGCTGGAGCTAATTAGCACAATTCGTGCGCGTTGCCCCATTAAGTGGCACACGACTTAATGGTGCGcctttaactttaaattgcattgcaaaacATAATTTCCCTCCCATTCGATGTCACGAGAGGGGTGACGAGGGGGGACGAGGCTTGCACCTTCGACAGGGTCaacagcctaaaagtatgcaacgcttGAGTGCGTGATGCCTGCCACACTAAACACAATACACCCCCGGTGAGGGGCTTCACACTCCACCCATacacaccacacacatatatagtaaGTAAGTACACcttgtatgtttgtgtgtgtgtgagtgaggaCAGAGGGCATAAACAACTCAAGCGAATGGCATTTCCGTTGTGACACCCATTTGATACCCTCCACCTTTGAATTGCCCACATGCAACTGTTATTTATGCTAATTATGTGACAACTATTGACTAAATATTTAGTACAGTTAGCAATTCAAACAATAATTGTTGAATAAATAGTGAGTGTTGTTTGCTATTCGAATTTAACATTAGACTAGCTTGGAgagtttaaaacaaaattgtaattcatttatactatataaataagttgACTATTTGTAAAGTGAATTATGAGCATTATGAACAAATTTAGCAGCTGTTAATGCTAGTATTAAGTTAAGCTATATTAGTCACAGAAATGCTAGTATTAAGTTAAGCTATATTAGTAACTGAATTATTACtctgttaatattttttgaacacaagtatttgaaattgtttccCATGACAATTTAATAGCTGTTCTTGCATTGAGATCTTAATTGAGATCGTAGCTCctaaaaattgcaacaaactTAGATAatctttttgaaataaattaaaattttacgctatataatataataaatataatcattaaatttagGTGGCTTTCTTTAAAGTACAGTCAATCACTGAGTAGGTTAAgcatgttttattatttattatattatatatatttaagatcTGTTAATGtagaatcacaattactataaatttctaataaaatgtCAACAGAATATGCGCTTAAGTATTAAAGGTAtctaaaaaacataaatattgcagatatttttattttatatcaaaCATTGTCATAATTTCAAACAGACCCTAAAGCGCATATACCCTagctgaaaattaaaatacccttTATCTTGTAAATTTTAAAGGTGGTTAGAAAAAGTAGAGGCTTAGAATTacttaaacaaacaaatattagcATAGCTCAACAATTgtctatactttttttttacaattatgaGAGAAATCCCATAAATTTCCTCCTTTTTTAAACCGACTGCTCCATTTTATAGAAATGTTAACAAAGCTCCACATTTATTTGCATCATTTCTTGATtaacattaaattcaaattgatatAAGAGTGAAAAGAAACCCAGCTTTGATGTTACAAACAGAGTGCTAAAAGGATTATACTCTTCTTTATGCCCACTCAAAGTGCAGCACAACCTAATTACATTGTTCAATATTTGCAGGCGTCGACCCAGAGCGAGAGGCAGAGCTCGAGCACGAGCAGGATCCACCGATGAACCGGAAGCGGAGCTGCTATCGACGGCCAGTGAACGTTGCCAGCGTCGTGGCCTTGTCTATCGCATCTTGAAGTTTAAGAGGAAGCAGCAATATCCACAGTTCCTCGACAGATACTGGGAACAGCAGCCCAGCTATGCGAAGTTGCAGAACGACAGGTGAGTTAAAGGTCCTAAGCTAGATAAACTTGCTAATTAACCTGAAATACTCCACAGCGCATTGGCTGATATCCAGCTGCAGAATCTGGATGTGCACAAGTTGCTCAATGCCGCAGCGACGCCCAGCAAGGAGACGGAACTGCAGAGCTATGCTCGCATGGCCAGCTCAAGAGCGAGCTCGTCTCTCGACCTGGAATGGGAGCATGAATACTCGCAGCTGCGTCAGTaccagcagcgacagcaaaagGAGCAAcgacagctgcaacaacagcagcagcagcagcatcaccaAACGCTGCAGGACACACCACCGATGGTGGCATCGCAAGCACGCTACGCTTCTCTGGACCAATTGACAACGGCGGCATCGCTTGCCGCCAGCCATGGACGTCATGCTGCAGCCGCGCGGCAAGCACGTTTGGGGCACGGTCAACGTTATGGCGGCTCCTTTACACGCACATCCTGCTGCTCGTCCACACAGAACTCCTGGTCACACATCTCCACGCCAGAGTCGCTTGAATGGGACATTGATGccgagcaggagcagcagcgtCAGTTGCGCCAGGAGGACGATAACTTGGATGATGAGACCCTTAAGTTGTTGCATCAAATCGAACAGCTCAAGCATCATGTGCTCCAGGAGACGGGCGATGGCTTAAGCATGGGCGCAACGCCAGCTGTcggtgtgggcgtggcagtcgATGAGCTCACAGAAGGATTGCAGTTTCGTGCATCGCATTTCGGCGGAGTGGAGGCGCCTATTAGTTGATCAAAGCGAGATTAatgtaaataacataaaaacaaatagcaTATAGATTACGAGAGACCTACGAAAGACCTGTGAGGCAAGTTAAGATATCGAATATAACAATTAATAGCAACGCAGGAGAATTTGAGGAGTATTTCAAcagtattttcattatttcaaataagaTTCCCAATTTCACTTTCCATTTCTCTCTGAAACTGAACAAATTAAGAATACAAagcatttcatatttaaagagATAAGTAATTATTTCGTAGACTAGAAAAGCAATCTACTCTGAACTAAAAACCTTTTTCCTCTTAAATTCATTCTAATGAATCTTaagaattcttaaaaaaaaaagttccgaataatattttttcctATTCTCCAATTTATTGAAGTGTTTTCAAAAGAATCTCCCTTTTGTCTTTATTTTACTAATATGGAATTGAATgtcatttatttgattttgacaTTTCCACCGATACCGAAATTGCACTCAATATCTCTATAGAGCTATAGAGTATATTAAGAGTggattaataattttgtttgtcaaAGAACTATTCATTAATTTAGAGTATTCGCAGACTCTCTagaattatatctctatctaaATAAGAGGCTTTAAGTTATTCTTAAGCATTCTAAGATTTTAAGTATGCGATATAAGAGTCTTTAACAAAGTTATAGCGCAATTTAAGTGCCTGGCAAAAAAGTAAACATATTCAAACAAAACTTCCGTTTAACAACCGTTGAACCCGTCCCCGACCCACAAGAAGCGAACCCAAACCCACTTTTAAGGCCTTTCCGATCCATATCGCAAACGGAACAAAACCGTATTTGAACCAAAAAAGAATCTATTCTATATAGTATTGCCTTTATTCgttatgtttataaatatttatgctacCAAAGAAAGAATAACAGTTACTACtgataattatatattttcaaagtttattagacaaaatgcaaaaacaaaaatacaaaggTACGTCCTTATAGAGAGCGAGTATTACACATGTATCTATGTATgagtatgtatatttagtagTATGTAGTAGATGCGGTCAACTGAAGACCTTACAACTTTTCCTTTAAGACTAAACTAACAGATTAAAGAAACGTTTctagaatttttatttggtgTACATTCGTTTCTGGGGATTCAAGTCTTTCGCTGGCAGTTcttcacattttgttttcgttatttGAATCCCTAACCAAAGATGTCGGTTATTTTGTTCTTAAGTTTGGTAAAGGTGCCGGGTTGAGTCTGCAATGGAAAAATTAATCCAGTGAGTTAACtgttttgatttaaaatatattctgaaCTCACCGATGTTTCAACCGGCTGTGCCTGATGCACCTGACCGTAACTGGCGCCTGGATTTGGACCTGAACTGCTGCCGTAGCCTTGACCCGTCAAATCCTCAACCTGATACTGACCCAAgtcctgctgttgttgctgtccaGCATCGCCCCCAACCTTATAGTTGGCATTCCAATCGACTTCctccagttgctgttgctgtccgcCATCCACTTGATCCTGACTCCAGCCCAAGTCTACCTCCTGCTGTTGACCCAAGTCTTCaacctgctgctgttgtcccaAATCAGCCAACtccgccagctgctgctgctgttgctgtgaagCAGGCTCCTCTCCGGCGGCACGACTCCACTTGCTCAACTTGGCACTGGCGCTGGCCGAGGAACCAGTTGGTCCGCCACTCGCTGATGCTGAAGCGACGCCAGTCACGGGGACATTGAAGGTGTAGTCGGTGCGTCGGTATTCGAAACCACCATTGCTACCACTTGAGGGGGGCAGATAGGAGGGGGAAGGAGAAGGCAAGGGTGCTGGTGTCGACACCAAAGGTGCCAATGGGGACTTCGTTTCACCCTCGAGACCTGGCTCATCCTCGTTGTCGTTCTCCTCGTAGACATGTGGAGGCTGATCGCCGCGATCCTTGGAGAAGATTGGTTTGTTCACAGCCGTGGCATCGGCGCGACCCTGATCGATAATATATCCACCATTATTATTGGTGGCAGGCAAATCAATTAAACCCTGACTGAGCAGATACAAGGTGCGACGCCAGATGCTCAACTCCTGGCCATATTTGCTATACTTGGTCTGCAGTTTCTGCAGGCGCCAATGCTGCTTCGTCTCTCCACTCTGGGCCTCCGTTGCCGTCAGCAACTTGCGATGGTTCAGATATATGAGATAGTGCAATTCCTCGTCACGGAACTGCTGCAGTTCGCTGAGCGTGATGGCATAGTATTGAGCCACCGCCGTGATCCGTTCAAACTCCTTGATCTGCCAGGCCTTGAGCTCGTGCAGCGTTATCAGATACTGTTGGGCCAAGCGCTGCAGTTTCTCCTCATCCTGACGTTGCCAGTCACGCAACTGACGCAACGTCATGTTCTGGGTGCCAATGAAATCGTAGAGACGATCGCGTTCCTTCTGCTGCCATGTGGTCAACACGTTGAGACGGCGCTGCTCGAGCAGCTGCTCCTTAGCCATGTTGCCAATGTAAATGCGCTGCACAGGCGCCAACTGCTGAAGTCCCACGCCATAGAGACGAGCCAACTCGTTCTGATATTTGCTATCCTGCGAGATGAGTTCAACCAGCTCTAGATCAGTGATGATGACGCTGGCGCCAATTTGGCGCAAACGCTGACGTTCCTGCTCCTTCCAATCGCTGCTTACAACGCCGCCATCGACAATCAGACCCATGTCCGCAAATCGCTGCAGTTTCTGATGGATAAACACACGCAACTCCTCGACGGTGATGTGGTACTGTATGGCAAGAGCGTTGACATCgcgcagcaacagctgctccAATGCACTACGGTTTATGGGATGACGGATGACGGTCTGGTAAATGCGTTCGAGTTCCTTGGATTGCCATTGCAAGCCGGAGCCCTGTTCAATCTTGCGCAAGTCCAACAGTCGCTTCAATTCGTCCTTGTACCACAGTTTCAATTCCTCGATCCTAATTTGATATTGACGCGCAACATCCAACAGATGCTTTTGGTCATTcagcagcttcagctgcagctccTCGATGGTCCACTTTTGACGACGACGCAGCTGCTGATTGAGCAGATCCTGAATGTACTGTTGCTCCTTCAGCTGCCATTCCTCGACGGTCAAGGAGCCAGTGATGAGGCCCTCCTGAGCCAGTTGCCTGGCCGAGTTGTTCAGCCACTGATGGATCTCCTCGACAGTGATGTGATACTGCACAGCCAGACGCTCGTGAGCCGGACGATTGCGCACCAAATACAACTCGAATTCCTGCCAGGTCATGGGCTTCAAGTGCGTCTCGCTGCGCAGGCGTGCGGTCAAATATTCCTTCCAGGGTTGCGTTTCGCTCTGTTGATTCCAGATGTTAATCTGCTCGTACCGAAAGTTGTCCTGTGGTTTCTCGATAACACCGATAAGCGAAAGCCTGGCAGCCTCCTTTTGCACCCATTCCTCAACCTGTTCCACAGTCAAATGGTAATTGTTGACAATGTCATTGAGACGTGCCTTGTCACGCTTCAGGAAGTCCACAAACTCCTGATAGCTGGTCGAGtcctgttgctgtttcagCCAATTGTTAAAGCCGCTGCTGATCTGCTTTTGCCATTGGGTTTGCTGTTCGATCTGCACCAGACCCGATTGCTGCAGCCGTTTCAGTTCATCGTGCAACCAATGATCAACCTGATCAATGCTCACATGATTTGTTTGTGACAGACTCTCCAAACGCTGATGGTCCTTGCTCAGTTCGCGTTCAACCTCCTGGTAACTGGCATCCTGTTGATGCTTCAGCAGCAACTCAATCAGACGCTCTTGTTCGGCAATCTGCCACTTGGTCAGGTTCTCCACCTTGGCATTACCCGTGGTCTTCAGATTGATCAGTTGTTGGCGCAGCCATTGCTCAATCTCCTCCACATTCACAGAATATTGGTTGGCCAGCTTCTGAAGGCGTTCACGTTCCTGCTGCAATTCCATTTCGAACTCTACATAGGTGATGTGTGTCTGCTCCTTGATCAGACTCTGCAGGCGCTCCAGCTCCGTCACCTGCCAAGCGCTCAGAGTCTTCAGTGAGTTCTCGGTGCTACCGCGCAGTCTCTTTAGCTCAGCAATCATCCATTCCTCAATCTGTTCAACATTCAGACGATACTGATCGGCCAATTGATTGAGATGAGCACGATCCGCAAGCAACTTTTGCTCGTATTCCTCAGTGGATAAACCGTTCTTGAACTCGGCAATCATGGACTTGATGTAATCGCGTTCCACAAGCTGCCATGCCTGCAACTGCTCGACCTCAAACTGACCCTTCTGGCGCAGATCCTCAATTACTTGTTTCACATACGTCTCAACCTCCACGACGCTCACGTGATGCTGAGCTGCGAGGTTCAACAGGAAGCGACGATCATTTTGTACCTGTATGGAGAGAAAGGAGAGATCAATAAGGGTTGAGAAGAAGCTAAGATCAATATGGAGAGAAAGTTATTAGGaagcaaattttaattcatgGCCTAAAATAGGTCGAAAGGGAGATGAGTTTGTAGAAAGAAAGGTCGTATTGAAAATGgtaatattgaatttgttcATGTACCTTTGCCTCAAACTGCTCCAGGGTAATGTTGGACTGTGATTGCAGCAGTGCCAGGATGCGTTGCTGCTCCGTCTGTTGCCAAGCGGTCAACTGCTCAATGTTGAGCTTACCCTGCTGCTTCAAACGCTCGATCTCGGTCTGCACCCAACGCTCGATCTCCTCGACCGATGTGTGATACTGGAAGGCCATGGTCTGCATGTGTTCACGATCATTGCGCAGCTCAGCCTGCAGATCCTCGGCATTCCATTGTTTGTTCTGCTTAAGCAGCGTCTCGAGACGCTCACGCTCTGCCAGCTGCCATGAGGTGAGATTGTCGATCTGAAGTTTACCCTCATCACGCATGCGGGCAAGTTCCTGCTTCATCCAGCTCTCGATCTCCTCGACCTGCACGCTGTATTGACGCGCCAGCTTCTCAAGCAGCTCACGATCCTGTCGCAGGCGAGCCTCCAGTTGTTCGGTGGATTTGTATTGCTGTTGAGCCAGGTTCTTCAGATGGAGACGCTCCACCTCTTGCCAGTTGGTCAGACGTTCGCTGGGCTTAAGCAGACCCATGCCAATGAAACGTTGTTCCTCCTTCTTGACAAACTGTTCGATCTCCTCGATTTGCACATTATGCTGCATGGCCAAACTCTGGAGACGTGCACGATCCTCGAGCAGCCACTTGTGGAACTCCTCGACGGTATAGTCGCGCTCTTGCACCATGTTGGTCAGATTTCCACGCCATTCCTGCTGCCAGTTCTGCAGACGTTGCATCTCGAGCAAGCCATCCTTCTGCAGTTTCTCGATCTGTTGCTTGATCCATTGTTCGATCTCCTCGACACGCACTTGGTTCTGTTGGGCAAGACTGTAGAGATGTGTCTGGTCCTTGCTTATCTTTGTCTCCAGCTCCTCGATGGACAGATCGTTCTTGTTGATCAAATCGAGCAGACGTTGACGTTCGATCTTCTGCCAATTGTTGAGCTGCGTCTCCATGTGCAGTTGTCCCTCACGCTGCAGACGATCGCCCTCGGATTGAATCCATTGTTCGATCTCCGACACCTTGACATTGTAGGTCTTGGACAGATCATTGAGACGGGCACGATCAGCGAGCACTTTGCGCTCAAACTCATCGATCGAGTATTTGTTGTGCTTCACAATATTCGCGATCTGTTGACGCTCGGCCAACTGCCAATCCTTGAGAGCCTCCGCCTTGATCAGTCCTTCATTCTGCAGACGCAGCAATTCCTGCTTGAGCCAATCTTGGATGTCTGTCACCTGAATCTGGTATGTGTTGGCCAGCTCAAAGAAGTGAGACTGATCCTTCTTGATCTTGGCCTCCAGCTGTTCGACAGTCAGCGAATTGTGTTGCACCAGCGACTGCAGACGCTCGCGTTCACGTTGCTGCCACGTGACCAGCTCCTGTTGCACATCCTTCAACAGACCCTCGGACTTGAACTTGTTGAACTCGCTCTTGATCCACGACTCAATCTCATCCACACGCACCTTGTAAGTGCGCGCGAATTGCTCCAGACGAGCACGATCATTGATAATGGAGGTCTGGAACTCCTCGATGGTCAACTGATTCTGGGCAATAATGTTGCGCAGATTGGCGCTAACACTGAGCTGCCAACCCTTGATGTGATCCTccaactgctgctggccaACCAACTGCAAGCGCTGCAACTCCTCACGCTGCCAACGCTCCAGTTCATCAACACCCACACGATACTTGGCCGCCAGATTCTGCACATAGCTGCGATCCTGAGCCatctgctgttgcagctcGGTCAAGCTGCCTCTATGTTGCTTCAACATGGTCTCCAAGCGAGCACGTTCCGAGCTCTGCCATGCACTCAGGCGAGTCACCTGCTCATTCTGCTCCTTGATCAAATCGCCAATACGAGCAACTTCACCGCGCAGCCATTGAGTCTGACTCTGCATATCACCCTGGTACTTGATAGACAGATCCTTAAGACGCTGCTGATCGGAGCGGATTGAGTTCTGGAGCTGGGCAATCGTGGCATTGTGCTGACGAATCAACTCATCCAGACGCTGCTGTTCCTGGGCATTGTCCGCAATCAGGGAGCTCGAATCGGGGATGGAGGAGGACGCCGGAGATGGCACTGGCACGCGGGGTGCCAGTGATTCATTGATCTGGTTGAAGTGTGTGTAGAGACGGGTTAACTCCTGACGCTGCCATTGCTGCAGTTGATCTGGTTGAACGCCATAGCTCAAAGCCTGCTGACGCAACTTGGCGGCGTTATCGCGCTGCCAACGAGCAAAGTCCTGACTAGTGTAGCTATTCTGATGGACGAGCCAATCGAGACGACCGCGCTCCTGTCGCTGCCAGCTGGTGGTATCCTGCACCTGAGGCTGATACTGATTCAATAGCGCCTGATAGCGGGCCAGTTCACGACGATGGAATTCCTGTAGTATGGGCAGCGTGGTCTGATAGCGATGCACCACACCCAGCAGACGATCCTCCTGTTGATGCTGCCAGTCCTCGAGGCGTTGCGGTGTCGTCAGATACCAGAAGAAGTGCTCGCGTTCCTCACGTTTCCATTGCTCATCGCGTGGCAAAGCTCCAGCGGATTGATGGCCAAAGGGACGCTGATTGTCATAGACGAGTTGACCATCGACCCAACGTTGCTGCGACTCGGAACCATCCACAGAACTGGTGCCGTCCGAGTGTTGGGTGATCGTCTTGTTGAAGCGCCTCACAGTGACCGTAGAGGAGGAGGCGGGGGCAGTAACCTGACTGTAGCTGGGCACTTGGTAACTGGGCGCATTGAAGGCAGCATTGTGAGCACCGTGACTGCCATCCACATTCACCACAGAACTGTAGCTGACAACCGTTGGCTCCATGCGTCCCGTAATCCAATCCTGCACCGACGACTGTTGACGCACCGATGTCGATGAGCTGACTGGCAGAGAGATCTGTTTCTGATAGTAGGCAGCATTGTTGCCATAGGTATTTGTCAGCTTAGTGGCCTCGGTGCAGTTGCGATGCACCACATAAGTTTTGCCATCGATGATCTTGACCTCGGTGGGGTAAGCGTAGTTCTTTACCTCATCGAAGTTGCTCAAATCCACAGCCTGGAAGGGATTCAGATCCACAGTCTGCTGTTGCACATCGCCAATCGCATAGCGTTCTAGCACTTCGCCAGCCTTCACATCGAAGAACGCTGGCTGTACTATGTTGTTATAGCTTATCAGTCCCTGGCGCATGTCGCTCACCAGCTGCTGGCTGACCTGCCGGCACAGAGCATCCAGCTCACTGGCAGTCTTTCCACTCAGCTGTTGGATACTTGCTggtaataaaaaaacaaacaatataaattataatacatataaaataaataaatagaaaaagatAATCAGATTTTCAGTTCAATCTTCTATTTCATGGCGTACATATTAGAATATCTTATTAGAATATCATATTAGTAAAGATTGTAAATATAAGAAATCGCGATTTTTGTACAAAACAAAGATGTAAagtcatttatatataaatagagaatatattctttttaataattaatctGCATTTTTAAGATTATGCTCCAAAAATAATCAGTTATAGTAGTAATACaagaaataaatcatttttctataaatttgaTCTATTCTTTATCAGACGTAAGGGATTTGTTCTcctgaataattaaataaaataaattgacttttaactttatactacaaaatactcaTCCTACATATTTTAGGTCAAAGTATCATCTTTAAGATTAAATTCATATGTAGGGACAGGGTCAATAACATAAATcgtaacatacatacatatactgtATTTAACTGTATAGAATTCTAAATGTTGCCATTCAAAACTCTAATGTATAATGACATGATGTGACAACGCAAATTAATACATCGAACTCATTAATGATGTCACGATTTTTTTTAGCGCCGAGTACCGaaaataatcacaaaattGTTGAGATGAGc comes from the Drosophila sulfurigaster albostrigata strain 15112-1811.04 chromosome 2L, ASM2355843v2, whole genome shotgun sequence genome and includes:
- the LOC133841739 gene encoding tiggrin — encoded protein: MRGLGVCALLLALFVSCQGFSSYRSSYSSSSSFGNGQSQALHQATPQLSSWAYSHLKEVREFANYLTQEYNAMSTGASNGHGHSFSWSASIQQLSGKTASELDALCRQVSQQLVSDMRQGLISYNNIVQPAFFDVKAGEVLERYAIGDVQQQTVDLNPFQAVDLSNFDEVKNYAYPTEVKIIDGKTYVVHRNCTEATKLTNTYGNNAAYYQKQISLPVSSSTSVRQQSSVQDWITGRMEPTVVSYSSVVNVDGSHGAHNAAFNAPSYQVPSYSQVTAPASSSTVTVRRFNKTITQHSDGTSSVDGSESQQRWVDGQLVYDNQRPFGHQSAGALPRDEQWKREEREHFFWYLTTPQRLEDWQHQQEDRLLGVVHRYQTTLPILQEFHRRELARYQALLNQYQPQVQDTTSWQRQERGRLDWLVHQNSYTSQDFARWQRDNAAKLRQQALSYGVQPDQLQQWQRQELTRLYTHFNQINESLAPRVPVPSPASSSIPDSSSLIADNAQEQQRLDELIRQHNATIAQLQNSIRSDQQRLKDLSIKYQGDMQSQTQWLRGEVARIGDLIKEQNEQVTRLSAWQSSERARLETMLKQHRGSLTELQQQMAQDRSYVQNLAAKYRVGVDELERWQREELQRLQLVGQQQLEDHIKGWQLSVSANLRNIIAQNQLTIEEFQTSIINDRARLEQFARTYKVRVDEIESWIKSEFNKFKSEGLLKDVQQELVTWQQRERERLQSLVQHNSLTVEQLEAKIKKDQSHFFELANTYQIQVTDIQDWLKQELLRLQNEGLIKAEALKDWQLAERQQIANIVKHNKYSIDEFERKVLADRARLNDLSKTYNVKVSEIEQWIQSEGDRLQREGQLHMETQLNNWQKIERQRLLDLINKNDLSIEELETKISKDQTHLYSLAQQNQVRVEEIEQWIKQQIEKLQKDGLLEMQRLQNWQQEWRGNLTNMVQERDYTVEEFHKWLLEDRARLQSLAMQHNVQIEEIEQFVKKEEQRFIGMGLLKPSERLTNWQEVERLHLKNLAQQQYKSTEQLEARLRQDRELLEKLARQYSVQVEEIESWMKQELARMRDEGKLQIDNLTSWQLAERERLETLLKQNKQWNAEDLQAELRNDREHMQTMAFQYHTSVEEIERWVQTEIERLKQQGKLNIEQLTAWQQTEQQRILALLQSQSNITLEQFEAKVQNDRRFLLNLAAQHHVSVVEVETYVKQVIEDLRQKGQFEVEQLQAWQLVERDYIKSMIAEFKNGLSTEEYEQKLLADRAHLNQLADQYRLNVEQIEEWMIAELKRLRGSTENSLKTLSAWQVTELERLQSLIKEQTHITYVEFEMELQQERERLQKLANQYSVNVEEIEQWLRQQLINLKTTGNAKVENLTKWQIAEQERLIELLLKHQQDASYQEVERELSKDHQRLESLSQTNHVSIDQVDHWLHDELKRLQQSGLVQIEQQTQWQKQISSGFNNWLKQQQDSTSYQEFVDFLKRDKARLNDIVNNYHLTVEQVEEWVQKEAARLSLIGVIEKPQDNFRYEQINIWNQQSETQPWKEYLTARLRSETHLKPMTWQEFELYLVRNRPAHERLAVQYHITVEEIHQWLNNSARQLAQEGLITGSLTVEEWQLKEQQYIQDLLNQQLRRRQKWTIEELQLKLLNDQKHLLDVARQYQIRIEELKLWYKDELKRLLDLRKIEQGSGLQWQSKELERIYQTVIRHPINRSALEQLLLRDVNALAIQYHITVEELRVFIHQKLQRFADMGLIVDGGVVSSDWKEQERQRLRQIGASVIITDLELVELISQDSKYQNELARLYGVGLQQLAPVQRIYIGNMAKEQLLEQRRLNVLTTWQQKERDRLYDFIGTQNMTLRQLRDWQRQDEEKLQRLAQQYLITLHELKAWQIKEFERITAVAQYYAITLSELQQFRDEELHYLIYLNHRKLLTATEAQSGETKQHWRLQKLQTKYSKYGQELSIWRRTLYLLSQGLIDLPATNNNGGYIIDQGRADATAVNKPIFSKDRGDQPPHVYEENDNEDEPGLEGETKSPLAPLVSTPAPLPSPSPSYLPPSSGSNGGFEYRRTDYTFNVPVTGVASASASGGPTGSSASASAKLSKWSRAAGEEPASQQQQQQLAELADLGQQQQVEDLGQQQEVDLGWSQDQVDGGQQQQLEEVDWNANYKVGGDAGQQQQQDLGQYQVEDLTGQGYGSSSGPNPGASYGQVHQAQPVETSTQPGTFTKLKNKITDIFG
- the LOC133841880 gene encoding uncharacterized protein LOC133841880; the protein is MGSCLGSCVAANSSASASVSATASNSNSTASTSSSSSASATSSTNCVTAAANSWYLWRRPRARGRARARAGSTDEPEAELLSTASERCQRRGLVYRILKFKRKQQYPQFLDRYWEQQPSYAKLQNDSALADIQLQNLDVHKLLNAAATPSKETELQSYARMASSRASSSLDLEWEHEYSQLRQYQQRQQKEQRQLQQQQQQQHHQTLQDTPPMVASQARYASLDQLTTAASLAASHGRHAAAARQARLGHGQRYGGSFTRTSCCSSTQNSWSHISTPESLEWDIDAEQEQQRQLRQEDDNLDDETLKLLHQIEQLKHHVLQETGDGLSMGATPAVGVGVAVDELTEGLQFRASHFGGVEAPIS